A single genomic interval of Granulicella tundricola MP5ACTX9 harbors:
- a CDS encoding SDR family oxidoreductase, with product MASYLITGIAGFIGSHLAHALVRRGDSVRGLDNLSTGSLANLSDIIPGIDFRQADLRDAAAVEEACQGIDYILHQGALPSVPRSVKDPRTSHESNIDGTFNLLEGARAAGVKRVVYAASSSAYGNQPGFPRRETMVPQPIAPYPVQKLTGELYMRSYWQVYGLETVCLRYFNIFGPGQTPDSPYSGVMARFILQMMRGEQPVINGDGEQGRDFTYVDNAVEANLKALTAPAEKVAGRVFNVATGERHTLNETYSILAGLLGHEAPPQYGPERSGDIRDSLADISAAQEAFAYAPQVGFEEGLRRTVAWYVAQYGASLKMESVSS from the coding sequence TTGGCAAGCTATCTCATCACCGGCATCGCAGGCTTCATCGGCTCTCACTTGGCCCACGCGCTAGTGCGTCGCGGCGATTCCGTCCGTGGTCTCGATAATCTCTCCACCGGTTCTCTCGCCAACCTGTCGGACATCATCCCCGGAATTGATTTCCGGCAAGCCGACCTTCGCGATGCCGCAGCAGTGGAAGAAGCGTGTCAGGGGATCGACTACATCCTTCACCAGGGAGCGCTCCCCAGCGTCCCCCGCTCAGTGAAGGACCCACGGACCAGCCATGAAAGCAACATTGACGGAACATTCAACCTCCTTGAAGGAGCCCGCGCCGCCGGCGTCAAGCGCGTCGTCTATGCCGCCTCTTCCTCTGCGTATGGAAATCAGCCCGGCTTCCCTCGCCGTGAGACGATGGTGCCGCAGCCCATCGCACCTTATCCCGTCCAGAAGCTGACCGGCGAGCTCTACATGCGTTCCTACTGGCAGGTCTACGGCCTTGAAACCGTCTGTCTCCGATACTTCAATATCTTTGGCCCGGGCCAGACGCCTGACTCCCCATACTCCGGCGTGATGGCACGTTTCATCCTCCAGATGATGCGTGGTGAGCAGCCCGTCATCAATGGCGATGGAGAACAAGGTCGCGACTTCACATACGTCGATAACGCCGTTGAAGCAAATCTGAAAGCCTTGACCGCACCGGCAGAGAAGGTAGCCGGGCGGGTCTTCAACGTCGCGACCGGTGAGCGCCATACGCTTAATGAGACATACAGCATCCTTGCCGGTCTTCTCGGTCATGAAGCGCCTCCCCAGTACGGCCCGGAACGCTCTGGCGACATCCGCGACTCGCTTGCGGATATCTCAGCCGCGCAAGAGGCCTTCGCCTACGCTCCGCAGGTCGGCTTTGAAGAAGGTCTTCGGCGCACCGTTGCATGGTACGTCGCTCAATATGGAGCGTCCCTGAAAATGGAATCAGTCTCCTCTTGA
- a CDS encoding nucleotide sugar dehydrogenase codes for MTLAEWLARIAPNETGMRLAEIGVIGLGYVGLPLMLLLSEDGFRVTGLDIDEEKVRTLNAGQTYIHRIEPAHIQKAQSTGFRATIDFSAVRALDAILICVPTPLYPDHTPDMRSVVSTIEAIAPHLRPGQLVVLESTTYPGTTEEIIVATIERHGNKVMRATSGDLQQSLDGVMVAFSPEREDPGNTTTPRRDIPKVVGGVDPCATAAACALYGVLFAHVVPMSTPAAAEMTKLLENIYRSVNIALVNELKQLCLAMNIDIWEVIAAASTKPFGFQAFQPGPGVGGHCIPVDPFYLTWKAKQYGFPTRFIELAGEVNESMPRYVVQTTARALERNGASLNGAKILILGVAYKRDVDDLRESPALTIIHLLRTEGAIISYNDPFLPRVGTGRHYDLKMESTPLVDLERFDCVLIVTDHSAYDYDDIVSHSRLVIDTRNATRHLKLEEPELLAKIVRC; via the coding sequence ATGACTTTGGCTGAATGGCTCGCACGCATCGCCCCCAATGAAACTGGGATGCGTCTCGCTGAAATAGGCGTAATCGGCCTCGGTTACGTCGGGCTTCCGTTGATGCTTCTTCTCAGCGAAGACGGCTTCCGGGTTACCGGCCTCGACATCGATGAGGAGAAGGTCCGCACCCTGAACGCCGGGCAAACCTACATTCATCGCATCGAACCCGCACATATTCAGAAGGCGCAATCCACTGGCTTCCGCGCCACCATAGACTTTTCCGCAGTCCGTGCGCTTGATGCGATCCTGATCTGCGTTCCCACGCCGCTCTACCCCGATCACACCCCCGATATGCGCTCCGTGGTCTCCACCATCGAAGCCATCGCACCCCATCTGCGTCCCGGACAGCTTGTGGTGCTTGAGAGCACAACCTACCCAGGCACCACGGAAGAGATCATCGTCGCTACCATCGAGCGTCACGGCAACAAGGTCATGCGCGCCACCTCAGGAGACCTGCAGCAGTCGCTCGATGGAGTCATGGTGGCCTTCTCGCCGGAGCGCGAAGACCCCGGCAATACGACGACGCCTCGCCGTGACATTCCCAAAGTCGTCGGCGGAGTCGATCCCTGCGCCACAGCCGCCGCATGCGCCTTGTACGGTGTGCTCTTCGCTCATGTCGTCCCCATGTCGACGCCCGCCGCAGCGGAGATGACCAAGCTGCTGGAAAACATCTACCGCTCCGTCAACATCGCACTCGTCAACGAGCTGAAGCAGCTTTGCCTTGCGATGAACATCGACATCTGGGAGGTCATCGCCGCAGCCTCCACCAAGCCCTTCGGCTTTCAGGCCTTCCAGCCTGGACCTGGCGTGGGCGGTCACTGCATCCCCGTTGACCCGTTCTATCTCACCTGGAAGGCAAAGCAGTACGGCTTCCCCACGCGTTTCATCGAACTCGCCGGTGAGGTGAACGAATCCATGCCGCGTTACGTCGTCCAGACCACGGCTCGTGCCTTGGAGCGCAACGGCGCATCTCTCAACGGAGCAAAGATCCTTATCCTCGGCGTCGCGTACAAACGTGACGTAGACGATCTGCGGGAGTCTCCCGCTCTGACGATCATCCATCTCCTTCGTACAGAAGGCGCGATCATCTCCTACAACGATCCATTTCTGCCGCGCGTGGGCACGGGTCGCCATTACGATCTGAAGATGGAATCCACGCCTCTCGTGGATCTTGAACGCTTTGACTGTGTGCTCATCGTCACCGATCATTCAGCCTATGACTATGACGACATCGTGTCTCATTCCCGCCTGGTGATCGACACGAGAAATGCAACCCGTCATCTCAAGCTGGAAGAGCCGGAGCTGCTCGCAAAGATCGTCCGCTGCTAA
- a CDS encoding choice-of-anchor D domain-containing protein, with the protein MPVGPAQVLSSAYGLVTGRITSIALDPSDTSGNTLYVGTTGGGVWKSTNASGPAASVTFTPLTDTLPVFRANAGTGATASLSIGALAMANGVLLAGTGDPNDSSDSYFGSGLLRSTDGGLTWTLIQSSQDGVAGIHRFFGLSFAGLAFSTATPTLAVAAVSQATEGTLVNAPYATSSVMGLYFSTDAGQTWQMASVYDGSQVVQSAQKPSNNAATSVVWNPIRQRFYAAIRFHGYYESKDGQTWTRLIHQPAASLTQAACPTNTATSSCPIFRGVLAAQPTTGDLFALAVDSTNNDQGLYQDACNLTGSACASNTVLFANQLTSTPLETGNGITAIQQADYNLALAAVPSGTDTLLYAGTIDLYRCSLASGCQLRNTTNAANGCTNPAGVAPAQHAIAVLDALVFLGNDGGLYRSTDAVNEQAAPCSIDDASHFQNLNAGLGSLSEVVSFAQDPADPNTLLAGLGALGTAGTSYSPNTWPQLAPGEGGAVAIDPATPSLWYLSTAAGVSIARCSKGSACTAADFAGTPTISEAQVSNDPSAIDAPWLLDPSLPSNLVIGTCRIWRGPASSGSLWSSSNLLSRPFAAAAATACPSNLPVVRSLAAGGAVSAGTSAQNAGSEVLYAGLTGDPSSSGTSFGGHLFVTAAANLDSSSTVWTDAAASSVVNDPSGSGIFNPGQFDVSSIAVDPHDTTGHTVYATIMGFAGNNLSVTHLYQSTDAGSHWFNISSNLPNAPANSVVVDPNDANTIYVALDTGVYVTTQVTTCTSANCWSVYGTVLPNAPVIQLQAAVSMPTGDGRIGELRAATYGRGIWQVPLLTAISPAAPGLAVNPTSLVFASQQVGSTSAAQTVTVTNTGNAPLTISSIVPTGDFLETDNCTSTPIAQQATCSIQVTFLPTAAGARTGLLTVYGNAPGGQATVTLSGTATPAAAIVLTPTVLTFPSTTVAASSPVQNITISNTGGTIASLQSPVITGDFVISANTCTKSLGPQTGCTVSVTFTPTAPGTRTGALTVTDDAGTQTASLTGVGTSPATDTLTPLSLIFSPQQLNSSSLAQGLTLLNSGDVPLTLIAAQITSGDFSVVNSCGNSLNPHSSCSLTVVFTPKSLGQRSGTLVLSDQFRSQTVTLSGSGLAPPGVSLAPITPLVFAPTPVAAASASQTVTLTNNGGVPLSLASINVTGDFTIPANSNTCTATVAPSAVCAFQVAFAPTAPGPRTGLLTVTSNAPNSPQTLALSGSGVDFTLIAGSPSAQTIISGQTATYPLLLSSVAGVPGSVLFTCAGVPAHATCTVNPPNPALGSTSTITATVATGLFAAVAPPVFPWTANPVWLAVLIPCGMFLRKRRRVILLSLLLVTIAGCATGRTVPSAVTTNPTTPATPTPSGTYTLVVSASSAGLVRTANLTLTIQ; encoded by the coding sequence ATGCCCGTTGGTCCAGCGCAGGTCCTTAGCTCAGCCTACGGATTGGTGACCGGACGCATCACCTCCATTGCCCTGGACCCGTCTGACACCAGCGGGAACACGCTTTACGTTGGCACGACAGGTGGCGGCGTCTGGAAGTCGACCAACGCCTCCGGTCCAGCCGCCTCGGTCACTTTTACACCGCTGACGGACACGCTTCCGGTCTTCAGAGCCAACGCGGGCACCGGCGCAACGGCATCGTTGAGCATTGGTGCGCTCGCCATGGCCAACGGCGTACTGCTGGCCGGTACCGGAGATCCAAACGACAGCTCCGACTCCTATTTTGGCTCAGGCCTTCTCCGTTCCACCGATGGCGGTCTCACATGGACTCTCATCCAAAGTTCTCAAGACGGAGTCGCTGGAATTCATCGCTTCTTCGGTCTGTCGTTCGCTGGCCTGGCCTTCTCCACTGCAACCCCCACACTCGCGGTAGCGGCCGTCTCACAGGCGACTGAGGGAACGCTCGTGAACGCTCCCTATGCGACGAGCAGCGTGATGGGCCTTTACTTCTCCACCGACGCCGGCCAGACCTGGCAGATGGCAAGCGTCTATGACGGCAGCCAGGTCGTTCAGTCGGCCCAGAAGCCCTCCAACAACGCCGCAACCTCCGTCGTCTGGAACCCTATCCGCCAGCGTTTCTACGCCGCAATCCGCTTCCACGGCTACTATGAGTCGAAAGACGGTCAGACCTGGACTCGACTCATCCATCAGCCCGCTGCATCGCTCACGCAGGCCGCCTGTCCAACCAACACCGCCACCTCCTCCTGCCCAATCTTCCGGGGTGTCCTGGCAGCTCAGCCCACGACGGGCGATCTCTTCGCCCTGGCGGTCGACAGCACAAACAACGACCAGGGCCTCTATCAGGACGCATGCAACCTCACGGGTTCTGCCTGTGCAAGCAACACCGTTCTCTTCGCCAATCAACTCACCTCTACCCCGCTTGAGACAGGCAATGGCATCACCGCGATTCAGCAGGCAGACTACAACCTCGCACTCGCCGCCGTTCCGTCTGGCACCGATACGCTCCTCTACGCAGGCACGATCGACCTCTATCGCTGCAGCCTGGCGTCCGGTTGCCAGTTGCGGAATACGACCAACGCAGCCAACGGATGTACTAACCCCGCAGGCGTAGCTCCCGCTCAACATGCAATCGCAGTCCTCGACGCGTTGGTGTTCCTCGGCAATGACGGCGGTCTCTATCGTTCAACCGATGCGGTGAACGAGCAAGCCGCACCCTGTTCGATCGACGACGCAAGCCACTTCCAGAACCTGAACGCCGGTCTGGGCTCTCTGTCGGAGGTAGTCTCCTTCGCGCAAGATCCTGCCGATCCCAACACACTCCTGGCCGGCCTGGGAGCCCTGGGTACCGCGGGGACGTCCTACTCGCCAAACACCTGGCCGCAGTTGGCTCCTGGCGAAGGAGGAGCCGTCGCAATCGATCCTGCAACTCCTTCGCTCTGGTATCTCTCGACCGCCGCCGGAGTCAGCATCGCTCGTTGCAGCAAGGGGTCGGCCTGCACTGCAGCCGATTTCGCAGGCACGCCGACGATCAGTGAAGCCCAGGTCTCGAACGATCCTTCGGCCATCGACGCCCCCTGGTTGCTCGATCCCTCTTTGCCCTCAAATCTCGTCATAGGCACCTGCCGCATCTGGCGAGGCCCAGCCTCCAGCGGCTCCCTCTGGTCCAGCTCCAACCTCCTCAGCCGACCGTTCGCCGCTGCTGCAGCCACAGCTTGCCCATCCAATCTTCCGGTGGTGCGGTCTCTCGCGGCGGGTGGCGCAGTCAGCGCCGGCACCTCCGCCCAGAACGCCGGATCGGAGGTACTCTACGCGGGTCTTACCGGCGACCCCAGCTCGTCCGGTACGAGCTTCGGAGGCCATCTCTTCGTTACGGCTGCCGCCAATCTCGATTCAAGCTCAACCGTCTGGACCGATGCCGCAGCCTCTTCTGTCGTCAACGATCCCTCCGGCTCCGGCATCTTCAATCCTGGCCAGTTTGATGTCTCATCCATCGCCGTGGACCCTCATGACACAACCGGGCATACCGTCTATGCCACCATCATGGGGTTCGCGGGCAACAATCTGAGCGTCACACATCTCTACCAGTCGACCGACGCTGGGTCTCACTGGTTCAACATCTCTTCAAACCTTCCGAACGCACCCGCAAACAGTGTCGTCGTCGATCCGAACGATGCCAATACGATCTACGTCGCGCTCGATACCGGCGTCTATGTCACCACGCAGGTCACAACTTGTACCTCGGCAAACTGCTGGAGCGTCTACGGAACCGTCCTCCCTAACGCGCCCGTCATCCAGCTTCAGGCCGCGGTTAGTATGCCGACTGGCGACGGCCGCATCGGCGAACTACGTGCCGCGACCTACGGCCGCGGCATCTGGCAGGTTCCTCTGCTCACGGCCATCAGCCCAGCCGCCCCAGGGCTGGCGGTAAATCCCACTTCTCTTGTCTTCGCCAGTCAGCAGGTAGGCAGCACCAGCGCAGCTCAAACCGTCACCGTCACCAACACGGGTAACGCTCCGCTCACGATCTCAAGCATCGTTCCCACCGGAGACTTCCTTGAGACGGATAACTGCACCTCAACGCCGATCGCGCAGCAAGCCACCTGCTCCATTCAGGTCACGTTTTTACCCACCGCCGCAGGCGCCAGGACCGGCCTCCTGACCGTTTACGGCAACGCGCCCGGAGGGCAGGCCACGGTGACCCTATCCGGAACCGCAACCCCGGCGGCAGCAATTGTCCTTACACCCACCGTACTTACCTTCCCATCGACCACCGTTGCCGCCAGCAGCCCGGTGCAGAACATCACCATCTCCAACACTGGCGGGACGATCGCAAGCCTTCAGTCTCCCGTCATCACAGGCGATTTCGTGATCAGCGCCAACACCTGCACAAAATCGCTGGGTCCACAGACCGGCTGCACCGTCTCCGTGACCTTCACCCCCACCGCCCCAGGCACACGCACCGGAGCCCTCACGGTCACGGATGACGCTGGCACCCAGACGGCTTCACTTACCGGCGTCGGAACATCACCTGCCACAGACACCCTGACACCCCTCAGCCTTATTTTTTCTCCACAGCAGCTCAATTCCTCCAGCCTCGCCCAAGGCCTCACACTTCTTAACTCCGGAGACGTGCCTCTTACCCTGATCGCCGCGCAGATCACCTCGGGTGACTTCTCGGTCGTGAACTCATGCGGCAACTCCCTCAATCCGCATTCCAGTTGTTCGCTCACGGTGGTCTTCACGCCCAAATCGCTCGGCCAGCGATCCGGAACGCTCGTCCTCTCCGATCAATTCCGATCTCAGACGGTGACTCTCTCAGGATCAGGGCTCGCGCCACCCGGCGTCTCCCTAGCCCCCATCACTCCGCTGGTCTTCGCTCCAACTCCGGTCGCCGCCGCATCCGCCTCTCAGACAGTCACCCTCACCAACAACGGCGGCGTGCCCCTCTCATTAGCGAGCATCAACGTCACCGGTGACTTCACCATTCCGGCCAACTCCAACACCTGCACCGCCACCGTTGCGCCGTCTGCCGTCTGCGCCTTCCAGGTCGCCTTTGCGCCGACAGCCCCCGGCCCACGCACAGGTCTCCTCACGGTTACATCCAACGCACCCAACTCTCCTCAGACGCTTGCGCTCTCAGGTTCGGGCGTGGACTTCACCCTCATCGCCGGCAGCCCCTCCGCCCAGACCATCATTAGCGGCCAGACCGCAACCTACCCGTTGCTGCTCTCCTCCGTCGCCGGTGTGCCGGGGAGCGTGCTCTTCACCTGCGCCGGCGTTCCCGCTCATGCCACCTGCACGGTCAACCCACCCAATCCGGCACTGGGCTCTACCTCGACCATCACAGCGACCGTGGCGACCGGTCTATTCGCCGCCGTTGCTCCACCCGTCTTCCCCTGGACAGCGAACCCGGTCTGGCTCGCTGTCCTGATCCCTTGCGGCATGTTCCTGCGCAAGCGCCGCCGCGTCATCCTGCTGTCTCTGCTCCTGGTGACGATCGCCGGCTGTGCCACAGGCCGCACCGTTCCCAGCGCTGTCACAACCAACCCCACCACCCCTGCCACTCCCACCCCATCCGGAACCTATACCCTGGTCGTCTCCGCTAGTAGCGCCGGCCTTGTCCGCACGGCGAACCTGACTCTCACTATCCAGTAG
- a CDS encoding BaiN/RdsA family NAD(P)/FAD-dependent oxidoreductase → MRDFDVVVLGAGAAGLMCAAEAGRRGRRVLVVDHADKVGKKILISGGGRCNFTNLGCRAENFISENPHFVRSALARFTAADFVAMVERHGIKYHEKTLGQLFCDASSREIVAMLEKECGEARVTIWTSTSVAKLGRREDGRFLVETSQGAVLAEAVVVGTGGLSIPQMGATSFGYEVAREFGLRVTTCRPGLVPFTLRPEDRERWCDLSGVSAMAEAKATDKKAPGFREKILVTHKGLSGPVVLQISSYWKEGEAVELDLAMGEKVFGGLLQKNARRDVAAVFAAVKTVLPGRWAERWVAVNAPELGDGRRDFTNAEIAEMERTMHEWRVLPAGTEGYAKAEVTTGGVDTAELDAKTMEAKKVPGLYFVGEVVDVTGWLGGYNFQWAWASGFCAGQVA, encoded by the coding sequence ATGCGGGATTTCGATGTAGTGGTGCTGGGCGCGGGAGCGGCCGGGCTGATGTGCGCGGCGGAGGCTGGCCGGCGCGGGCGGAGGGTGCTCGTAGTGGATCATGCGGACAAGGTGGGGAAGAAGATTCTGATCTCGGGTGGTGGGCGGTGTAATTTCACGAATCTGGGGTGCCGGGCGGAGAACTTCATCTCGGAGAATCCGCATTTTGTACGGAGCGCGTTGGCTCGGTTTACGGCTGCGGATTTTGTGGCGATGGTGGAACGGCACGGGATCAAGTATCACGAGAAGACGCTGGGACAGCTCTTTTGCGATGCGAGTTCGCGGGAGATTGTGGCCATGCTCGAGAAAGAGTGTGGCGAGGCTCGGGTGACGATTTGGACCTCCACCAGCGTTGCCAAACTGGGACGCCGGGAGGATGGGCGATTTCTGGTGGAGACGTCGCAGGGTGCTGTTCTGGCGGAGGCCGTTGTTGTGGGGACGGGAGGGCTTTCCATTCCGCAGATGGGCGCGACCAGCTTTGGTTATGAGGTTGCGCGAGAGTTTGGGTTGCGGGTGACCACGTGCCGGCCGGGGTTGGTGCCGTTTACGCTGCGCCCGGAGGATCGTGAGAGGTGGTGCGATCTTTCTGGTGTTTCAGCGATGGCTGAGGCTAAGGCGACCGACAAGAAGGCTCCGGGCTTTCGGGAGAAGATACTGGTGACTCACAAGGGTTTGAGTGGGCCGGTGGTTCTGCAGATCTCTTCTTATTGGAAGGAAGGCGAGGCAGTTGAACTCGATCTTGCGATGGGAGAGAAGGTGTTTGGGGGGCTTCTGCAGAAGAATGCGCGGAGAGATGTTGCAGCGGTTTTTGCGGCGGTGAAGACTGTTCTGCCGGGCCGGTGGGCGGAGCGCTGGGTTGCGGTCAATGCTCCCGAGCTGGGGGATGGGAGACGGGATTTCACCAACGCAGAGATCGCAGAGATGGAACGGACGATGCATGAGTGGCGTGTGCTGCCAGCGGGAACAGAGGGTTATGCGAAGGCGGAGGTGACGACAGGGGGCGTCGATACGGCGGAACTCGACGCGAAGACGATGGAGGCGAAGAAAGTTCCAGGGCTCTATTTTGTGGGTGAGGTGGTGGACGTGACGGGGTGGCTCGGGGGGTATAACTTCCAGTGGGCTTGGGCTTCCGGCTTCTGTGCGGGGCAGGTGGCTTAG
- a CDS encoding class I SAM-dependent rRNA methyltransferase, with protein sequence MAKPQDLRPIRVGTPHPQGPAAIITRRASDKIRAGHLWVYRTDVEQLLPAPGTTSVDPGALVTILDTRGIPLGSALYSSASQITLRVVSPLAALTREAYLAETRTRIQAALSLRNQLSPVTADNNAHRLIFAEADNLPGIVADRYNDLIVLQLLTQSTAKPDLRALIGEVLAAELHPSTILERPDPRVREIEQIAPAPTEPIFSAGEAKEATIFTINGLHFAFDVTSGQKTGAFLDQRLNYAAAARYAHGRALDVCTYQGGFALHLAQTCDRVTGVDTSRAALEVADANLALNPHLKARTDWMEADAFDLLREYESTGERFDTIVLDPPAFAKSQRALEGALRGYKELNLRALKMLNPGGTLVTCSCSHHVPLEEFTAVVASAAADSHRRVQLLETRGAAPDHPAVLTLPETSYLKCLVARVD encoded by the coding sequence ATGGCAAAACCGCAAGACCTCCGCCCTATCCGCGTAGGCACCCCTCATCCGCAAGGCCCCGCAGCCATCATCACCCGCCGCGCCTCTGACAAAATTCGCGCCGGCCACCTCTGGGTCTACCGCACAGACGTCGAGCAGCTCCTCCCCGCACCCGGCACCACCTCCGTCGATCCCGGCGCTCTCGTGACGATCCTGGACACCCGTGGAATCCCGCTAGGCTCCGCACTCTACAGCTCTGCCTCTCAGATCACCCTGCGCGTAGTCTCGCCGCTCGCCGCCCTCACTCGCGAGGCCTATCTCGCAGAGACGCGCACCCGCATCCAGGCCGCCCTGTCCCTGCGCAACCAGCTCTCCCCGGTGACGGCGGACAACAACGCCCACCGCCTCATCTTTGCCGAGGCCGATAACCTCCCCGGCATCGTCGCCGATCGCTACAACGATCTCATCGTCCTCCAGCTCCTCACCCAATCCACCGCCAAGCCGGATCTCCGAGCCCTGATAGGCGAAGTCCTCGCCGCCGAACTCCACCCCTCCACGATCCTCGAGCGCCCCGACCCTCGCGTCCGTGAGATCGAGCAGATCGCCCCCGCTCCCACTGAGCCCATCTTCTCCGCCGGCGAAGCCAAAGAAGCCACCATCTTCACCATCAACGGCCTGCACTTCGCCTTTGACGTCACCTCCGGCCAGAAGACCGGCGCCTTCCTCGATCAGCGCCTCAACTACGCCGCCGCCGCCCGTTACGCGCATGGCCGAGCCCTGGACGTCTGCACCTACCAGGGAGGCTTCGCTCTGCACCTCGCTCAAACCTGCGACCGTGTCACCGGCGTAGACACCAGCCGCGCCGCCCTTGAGGTAGCCGACGCCAACCTCGCCCTCAACCCCCACCTCAAAGCCCGCACAGACTGGATGGAGGCCGACGCCTTCGACCTTCTCCGGGAGTACGAGTCCACCGGCGAGCGCTTCGACACCATCGTCCTAGACCCTCCGGCCTTCGCAAAATCCCAGCGAGCCCTTGAAGGAGCCCTTCGCGGCTATAAGGAGTTGAACCTCCGCGCCCTCAAGATGCTCAACCCCGGCGGCACCCTTGTCACCTGCTCCTGCTCGCATCATGTCCCGCTGGAGGAGTTCACCGCCGTCGTCGCCTCGGCAGCCGCGGACAGCCACCGTCGCGTCCAGCTTCTGGAGACCCGCGGAGCCGCGCCGGATCACCCGGCCGTCCTGACCCTGCCTGAAACCAGCTACCTCAAGTGCCTCGTCGCCCGAGTCGACTAA
- the pheS gene encoding phenylalanine--tRNA ligase subunit alpha yields the protein MTNQTDPTSIPTLPAYDEPTLDQSFAVLAEEVRTTAAGADAEAFRLLWLGRKQGRLKLISEAWLKQAPAEARKPLGIRFNQLKQQIEQSLEAPAAKIAAAQGLDISLPGLTRTPGIPHPLLTAMDRVVEVFHHLGYSTQLGPQVESDFYNFEALNFPENHPARDTQDTLQVAHQQSKPSRDRLLMRTHTSPVQIRTMVSQAPPLRIVIPGKVHRNDAADATHSPIFHQVEGLCVDTNVTFSDLKGTLDHAMRALFGSAVKTRFFPSFFPFTEPSADVQISCIFCGGKGCRKCKHSGWIELLGCGMVDPAVFQAVTEERRRLGLDPSPYDPARISGFAFGMGVERIAMILHGVSDIGQFYSGDMRFLEQFS from the coding sequence ATGACCAATCAGACTGACCCAACCTCCATCCCAACACTCCCCGCCTACGACGAGCCCACGCTCGACCAGTCCTTCGCGGTCCTCGCCGAAGAGGTCCGCACCACCGCCGCCGGAGCAGACGCCGAGGCCTTCCGCCTCCTCTGGCTCGGCCGCAAACAGGGCCGTCTTAAGCTCATCTCGGAGGCCTGGCTCAAGCAGGCTCCCGCGGAAGCTCGCAAGCCCCTCGGAATCCGCTTCAACCAGCTCAAGCAGCAGATCGAGCAGTCCCTCGAAGCCCCCGCGGCGAAGATCGCGGCAGCCCAGGGCCTGGACATCTCTCTCCCCGGCCTGACCCGCACGCCCGGCATCCCGCACCCGCTCCTCACCGCCATGGACCGCGTCGTGGAGGTCTTCCATCATCTCGGCTACAGCACGCAGTTAGGCCCACAGGTGGAGTCTGACTTCTACAACTTTGAAGCCCTGAACTTCCCTGAAAATCATCCCGCCCGAGACACCCAGGACACCCTGCAGGTCGCACATCAGCAGTCCAAGCCCTCCCGCGACCGCCTCCTGATGCGCACGCACACCAGTCCGGTGCAGATCCGGACCATGGTCTCTCAGGCTCCCCCGCTGCGCATCGTGATTCCCGGAAAGGTCCACCGCAACGACGCCGCAGATGCCACGCACTCGCCCATCTTCCACCAGGTAGAAGGTCTCTGCGTCGATACCAACGTCACCTTCTCAGACCTGAAGGGCACTCTCGATCACGCCATGCGTGCCCTCTTCGGCTCCGCAGTCAAAACCCGTTTCTTCCCCAGCTTCTTCCCCTTCACTGAGCCTTCGGCAGACGTCCAGATCTCCTGCATCTTCTGCGGCGGCAAAGGCTGCCGCAAGTGCAAGCACTCCGGCTGGATTGAGCTTCTGGGCTGCGGCATGGTTGACCCCGCCGTCTTCCAGGCTGTCACAGAAGAACGCCGCCGCCTGGGCCTTGACCCCAGCCCATACGATCCCGCCCGTATCAGCGGCTTCGCCTTCGGCATGGGAGTAGAGCGCATCGCGATGATCCTCCACGGCGTCTCCGATATTGGCCAGTTCTACTCCGGAGATATGCGCTTCCTGGAGCAGTTCTCCTAA